In Rhodocyclaceae bacterium, a single genomic region encodes these proteins:
- a CDS encoding phosphatidylglycerophosphatase A: protein MPDARWVFSSPAAFIAFGGGSGLAPRAPGTAGTLVAFPLHLLLGWLLAPTLHLAAIGALFVLGVWACAAAGRALGADDHGGIVIDEVAAFLLVLWWVPPSLPAWVAAFALFRLFDIWKPQPIRWFDRNLKGGFGVMFDDLLAAAATLIVFAIPAIVSP, encoded by the coding sequence GTGCCCGACGCGCGCTGGGTGTTCTCGAGCCCGGCCGCCTTCATCGCTTTCGGCGGTGGCAGCGGGCTTGCCCCGCGTGCGCCGGGTACGGCCGGTACGCTGGTAGCCTTTCCCCTGCACCTGCTTCTCGGCTGGCTGCTGGCCCCCACGCTGCACCTCGCGGCGATCGGTGCGCTGTTCGTGCTCGGCGTCTGGGCCTGCGCAGCCGCCGGCCGCGCCCTGGGCGCCGACGACCACGGCGGCATCGTCATCGACGAGGTGGCGGCTTTCCTGCTGGTGCTGTGGTGGGTTCCGCCCAGCCTGCCTGCATGGGTGGCCGCGTTCGCGCTGTTCCGGTTGTTCGACATCTGGAAGCCGCAGCCGATCCGCTGGTTCGACCGCAACCTGAAGGGTGGCTTCGGCGTGATGTTCGATGACCTGCTCGCGGCGGCGGCGACATTGATTGTGTTCGCCATCCCCGCTATCGTCTCGCCATGA
- the thiL gene encoding thiamine-phosphate kinase, with the protein MHGRQRGEVGGEFSLIARHFTWPSPSADLGVGDDAALLRIAAGMQLAVSTDLLVEGTHFLAGTDPGRLGHKSLAVNLSDMAAMGATPRWFTLALALPSADDRWLGAFASGMHALADAHSTELVGGDTTRGPLSICVTIFGEVPAGQALRRDGAGVGDDVWVSGTLGDAAIGLALLTGGRAPAPDAAAAQACMQRLEAPQPRVALGIALRGVASAAIDVSDGFAADLGHILERSGVGARIEFDCLPVSDALVPWAGDEAVRAALLGGGDDYELCFTAPATARAAVERAAGLAGVRVTRVGRIEAGGGLAVIDPSGQVLQPPRAGFDHFG; encoded by the coding sequence ATGCACGGTCGACAGCGGGGCGAGGTGGGCGGCGAGTTCTCCCTGATCGCCCGGCACTTTACCTGGCCTTCCCCGTCAGCCGACCTCGGTGTCGGCGACGATGCGGCGCTTCTGCGTATCGCTGCCGGCATGCAGCTTGCCGTGTCGACCGACCTGCTCGTCGAGGGCACGCATTTCCTGGCCGGTACGGATCCCGGGCGGCTCGGTCACAAGTCGCTGGCGGTGAACCTGTCCGACATGGCGGCGATGGGGGCCACGCCGCGCTGGTTCACACTGGCGCTGGCGCTGCCGTCGGCCGACGACAGGTGGCTCGGTGCCTTCGCCAGCGGCATGCACGCGCTCGCCGATGCGCATTCGACCGAACTGGTCGGCGGCGACACCACCCGCGGGCCGCTGTCGATCTGCGTGACGATCTTCGGAGAGGTGCCGGCAGGACAGGCGCTGCGGCGCGATGGTGCCGGCGTCGGCGACGATGTGTGGGTGTCTGGCACCCTCGGCGATGCGGCGATCGGGCTCGCCCTGCTGACCGGTGGCCGCGCTCCCGCGCCGGACGCGGCGGCGGCGCAGGCCTGCATGCAGCGTCTGGAGGCGCCGCAGCCGCGGGTGGCACTCGGAATCGCGCTGCGTGGCGTGGCGAGCGCGGCGATCGATGTCTCGGACGGCTTCGCGGCCGACCTCGGCCATATCCTCGAACGCTCCGGGGTCGGCGCGCGTATCGAGTTCGACTGCCTTCCGGTGTCCGACGCGCTGGTACCGTGGGCCGGCGATGAAGCGGTACGCGCGGCGCTGCTCGGCGGTGGTGACGACTACGAACTCTGCTTCACCGCCCCGGCGACCGCCCGTGCCGCAGTCGAGCGGGCAGCCGGGCTGGCGGGCGTGCGGGTGACCCGTGTCGGCCGTATCGAGGCCGGCGGCGGCCTGGCGGTCATCGACCCGTCCGGGCAGGTCCTGCAGCCGCCGCGCGCCGGGTTCGACCATTTTGGCTGA
- the nusB gene encoding transcription antitermination factor NusB, translated as MPRAERRPGTGGPGKARVARHKAREFAVQGIYQWLVAGGDPWDIIRHLRESDEYVGADAAFVERLVSGVIADADELSAWMQPFLDRPVNALSPVERAVLLLAGFELRTAPEAEFGAPYRVVINEAVELAKVFGGTDGHKYVNGVVDKLAATVRTDERSAQPGPGGTPVVPPASPAGVED; from the coding sequence ATGCCGCGCGCTGAGCGCCGGCCTGGTACGGGTGGCCCTGGCAAGGCCCGGGTCGCCCGGCACAAGGCGCGCGAATTCGCGGTGCAGGGCATCTACCAGTGGCTGGTCGCGGGCGGCGATCCATGGGACATCATCCGGCACCTGCGCGAATCCGACGAGTATGTCGGGGCCGATGCGGCCTTCGTCGAGCGCCTGGTGTCCGGCGTGATTGCCGATGCGGACGAATTGTCTGCATGGATGCAACCTTTCCTCGACCGGCCGGTCAATGCACTGAGTCCGGTAGAACGCGCAGTCCTGCTGCTGGCGGGGTTCGAGTTGCGCACGGCACCCGAGGCCGAGTTCGGGGCGCCGTACCGGGTCGTGATCAACGAGGCGGTCGAGCTGGCAAAAGTGTTCGGCGGCACCGATGGACACAAGTATGTGAACGGCGTGGTCGACAAGCTGGCCGCGACGGTGCGCACCGACGAGCGTTCGGCGCAACCCGGGCCGGGCGGCACGCCGGTGGTGCCGCCGGCATCGCCGGCCGGTGTAGAAGACTGA
- a CDS encoding 6,7-dimethyl-8-ribityllumazine synthase produces MTARPVLASSEFTPDLSGASLRIGIVQGRFNESIGAAELTACRAELECLGVRADCIVHCTVPGALEIPLVLQKLAQTGRFDALIALGAVIRGETYHFEVVSNEACAGAASVALDTGVPVANGILTTNTDEQAEVRAAEKGRDCARAAVEMANLLRSIDDAAR; encoded by the coding sequence ATGACCGCCAGACCCGTACTCGCCTCGAGCGAGTTCACCCCCGACCTCTCCGGTGCTTCGCTGCGTATCGGTATCGTGCAGGGCCGCTTCAACGAATCGATCGGCGCGGCCGAACTGACGGCGTGCCGTGCCGAGCTCGAATGCCTCGGCGTGCGTGCCGATTGCATCGTCCACTGCACCGTGCCGGGCGCCCTCGAGATCCCGCTGGTCCTGCAGAAGCTCGCCCAGACCGGACGCTTCGATGCGCTGATCGCGCTCGGCGCGGTGATCCGCGGCGAGACGTATCACTTCGAGGTGGTGTCCAACGAGGCATGCGCCGGTGCGGCGAGTGTCGCGCTCGACACGGGCGTGCCGGTGGCCAACGGCATCCTCACCACCAACACCGACGAGCAGGCTGAGGTTCGCGCCGCCGAGAAGGGCCGCGACTGCGCGCGCGCAGCGGTCGAGATGGCCAACCTTCTCAGAAGCATCGACGATGCCGCGCGCTGA
- the ribB gene encoding 3,4-dihydroxy-2-butanone-4-phosphate synthase codes for MSIASTTEIIEEIRAGRMVVLVDEEDRENEGDLVMAAGFVTPEAINFMARYGRGLICLTLTEDRCRQLDLPLMVRDNRSPMGTNFTMSIEAAEGVTTGISAHDRAHTVRTAVRADASPADLVQPGHIFPLRAQPGGVLVRAGHTEAGCDLAQMAGLVPASVICEILKDDGTMARLPDLLVFAQTHGLKVGTIADLIQYRSRTESLIERAGERTIETAYGTFQLVTFRDRMATATHLALVHGTPKAGEEVLVRVHEPISLIDLLDAGSATHSWNVHAAMQAVVKAGCGAIILLHRTESPDQLLERATRVGLPPRRGRLDLRDYGIGAQIIRQLGITRMRVLAQPRRMPSMTGFDLEVTGYLLPEGPVPAGGSASPSNLPTN; via the coding sequence ATGTCGATCGCCAGCACCACCGAAATCATCGAGGAAATCCGCGCCGGGCGCATGGTGGTACTCGTCGATGAGGAAGACCGCGAGAACGAGGGCGATCTCGTGATGGCCGCCGGGTTCGTCACCCCGGAGGCGATCAACTTCATGGCCCGTTATGGCCGTGGGCTTATCTGCCTTACGCTGACCGAGGATCGCTGCCGGCAGCTCGACCTGCCGTTGATGGTGCGCGACAACCGGTCGCCGATGGGCACCAACTTCACGATGTCGATCGAGGCGGCCGAAGGCGTGACTACCGGCATCTCGGCGCACGATCGCGCGCATACCGTGCGCACTGCGGTGCGCGCCGACGCATCGCCCGCCGACCTGGTGCAGCCGGGCCATATCTTCCCGCTGCGCGCGCAGCCGGGCGGCGTGCTGGTGCGCGCCGGCCATACCGAGGCGGGCTGCGACCTGGCGCAGATGGCCGGCCTCGTGCCCGCGTCCGTCATCTGCGAGATCCTGAAGGATGACGGCACCATGGCTCGTCTGCCGGACCTGCTCGTGTTCGCGCAGACGCACGGACTCAAGGTCGGCACCATCGCCGACCTCATCCAGTACCGGTCGCGCACCGAATCGCTCATCGAGCGTGCCGGGGAGCGTACCATCGAGACCGCCTACGGCACGTTCCAGCTCGTCACGTTCCGCGACCGCATGGCGACCGCCACCCACCTGGCGCTGGTGCACGGCACGCCGAAGGCGGGGGAAGAGGTGCTGGTGCGGGTACACGAGCCGATTTCGCTCATCGACCTGCTCGATGCCGGCAGTGCGACTCACTCGTGGAACGTACATGCGGCGATGCAGGCGGTCGTGAAGGCGGGCTGTGGCGCAATCATCCTGCTGCACCGGACCGAATCGCCCGACCAACTGCTGGAGCGAGCAACGCGGGTCGGCCTGCCGCCACGCCGCGGGCGGCTGGACCTGCGCGACTACGGCATCGGTGCGCAGATCATCCGGCAGCTGGGCATCACTCGCATGCGTGTACTCGCACAGCCACGCCGGATGCCGAGCATGACCGGCTTCGACCTCGAGGTCACCGGCTACCTTCTGCCCGAAGGCCCGGTCCCGGCAGGCGGATCCGCCAGCCCATCCAATCTTCCGACCAACTGA
- a CDS encoding riboflavin synthase: MFTGIIAAVGTIVERTPLAGGQRITIDTAGLGLDDVALGDSIAVDGCCLTVVERAGARAAFDVSLESIARTAGFDLGRKVNLEKALRLSDRLGGHLVSGHVDGVGTLREFSEVGESWKLVVEAPAGLGRYIAEKGSITVNGISLTVNAVSDGPGVPDERVTAFAVNIIPHTLQMTNLGEHRPGARVNLEIDMLARYVERLRA; the protein is encoded by the coding sequence ATGTTCACCGGGATCATCGCCGCCGTCGGTACCATCGTCGAGCGTACGCCGCTGGCCGGCGGTCAACGGATCACCATCGACACCGCAGGGCTGGGGCTCGACGATGTCGCCCTGGGCGACAGCATTGCGGTGGATGGCTGCTGCCTGACGGTCGTCGAGCGCGCCGGCGCGCGCGCTGCCTTCGACGTGTCGCTCGAATCGATCGCCCGCACCGCCGGCTTCGACCTCGGGCGCAAGGTCAACCTCGAGAAGGCGCTGCGCTTGTCCGACCGGCTGGGCGGACACCTGGTCAGCGGCCATGTCGACGGCGTCGGCACGCTGCGCGAATTCAGCGAGGTCGGCGAGAGCTGGAAGCTGGTGGTCGAGGCCCCGGCCGGCCTCGGCCGTTACATCGCCGAGAAGGGGTCGATCACGGTCAATGGCATCAGCCTCACCGTGAATGCCGTGTCCGATGGCCCTGGTGTCCCCGACGAGCGGGTCACCGCGTTTGCCGTCAACATCATCCCGCACACGCTGCAGATGACCAACCTCGGCGAGCATCGGCCCGGCGCCCGGGTGAACCTCGAGATCGACATGCTTGCCCGTTACGTGGAGCGGTTGCGCGCCTGA
- the ribD gene encoding bifunctional diaminohydroxyphosphoribosylaminopyrimidine deaminase/5-amino-6-(5-phosphoribosylamino)uracil reductase RibD, whose protein sequence is MARALELAARGLFTATPNPRVGCVLVRDGRVIGEGFHAVAGGPHAEAVALAAAAAAGQDPRGATAYVTLEPCSHFGRTPPCAEALVAAGIERVVAAMEDPNPKVAGRGFARLRAAGIDVMSGVRAAEALDLNVGFVSRMTRGRPWVRLKVAASLDGRTALSNRVSQWITGEAARADGHRWRARACAVLTGIGTVREDDPQLTVRAIETPRQPLPVVVDSGLQLAPAARLLAGGRALVFAAVDDPIARVALQARGAEVVLCPNAAGKVDLPAMLLELGRRGINEVLVETGTRLNGSLLGEGCVDELLAYLAPSLLGERALGMFDLPAMDELAQRAALRFTDVARVGDDLRLRAAVEQLPGPFQKR, encoded by the coding sequence ATGGCGCGCGCGCTCGAACTCGCTGCGCGAGGCCTGTTCACCGCGACGCCGAATCCGAGGGTCGGTTGCGTGCTGGTGCGCGACGGCCGCGTGATCGGCGAGGGCTTCCACGCGGTCGCCGGCGGGCCGCATGCCGAGGCCGTCGCGCTGGCCGCAGCGGCCGCTGCCGGTCAGGATCCGCGAGGCGCGACCGCCTACGTGACCCTCGAGCCCTGCAGTCACTTCGGCCGTACGCCGCCCTGTGCCGAGGCACTGGTCGCCGCGGGCATCGAACGGGTGGTCGCCGCGATGGAAGATCCGAACCCCAAGGTGGCCGGTCGGGGGTTCGCCCGGCTGCGGGCGGCGGGCATCGACGTGATGTCGGGCGTGCGCGCCGCCGAGGCGCTCGACCTGAACGTGGGCTTCGTGTCGAGGATGACACGCGGCCGGCCGTGGGTGCGGCTGAAGGTCGCAGCCAGCCTGGACGGCCGTACCGCGCTGTCGAACCGGGTGAGCCAATGGATCACCGGCGAGGCCGCGCGCGCCGATGGCCATCGTTGGCGCGCACGCGCGTGCGCGGTGCTGACCGGCATCGGTACCGTGCGCGAGGACGATCCGCAGCTCACCGTACGGGCCATCGAGACGCCGCGCCAGCCGCTGCCGGTGGTGGTCGATTCCGGTCTCCAGCTGGCACCCGCTGCCAGGCTGCTCGCGGGCGGACGTGCACTGGTGTTCGCGGCGGTCGATGACCCGATCGCACGGGTGGCCCTCCAGGCGCGCGGCGCCGAAGTGGTGCTCTGCCCGAATGCCGCGGGCAAGGTCGACCTGCCGGCAATGCTGCTCGAACTCGGCCGGCGCGGCATCAACGAAGTGCTGGTGGAGACCGGAACGCGGCTCAACGGTTCGCTGCTGGGCGAGGGCTGCGTCGACGAGCTCCTCGCCTACCTCGCGCCATCCCTGCTCGGCGAACGTGCGCTTGGCATGTTCGACTTGCCCGCGATGGATGAACTCGCACAGCGGGCCGCGTTACGATTCACCGATGTCGCCCGGGTCGGCGACGACCTGCGCCTGCGGGCGGCGGTCGAGCAGCTACCCGGGCCTTTCCAGAAAAGGTAG
- the nrdR gene encoding transcriptional repressor NrdR, with amino-acid sequence MKCPCPRGSDTKVIDSRESEDGKAIRRRRACLSCDKRFTTFEKFELRMPHIIKGSGIREEYDEDKLRLGFERALHKRPVPVEYVDAAVDRISQKLLSMSEREIDSRKVGELVMQELRKLDKVGYIRFASVYRDFQDVDDFRDAIKEVQRVPARKRRQA; translated from the coding sequence ATGAAGTGCCCCTGCCCGAGGGGCAGCGATACCAAGGTCATCGACTCGCGGGAAAGCGAAGACGGCAAGGCGATCCGCCGCCGCAGGGCTTGCCTGTCCTGCGACAAGCGCTTCACGACGTTCGAGAAGTTCGAGCTGCGGATGCCGCACATCATCAAGGGCAGCGGCATCCGCGAAGAGTACGACGAAGACAAGCTTCGGCTGGGCTTCGAGCGGGCCCTGCACAAGCGGCCGGTACCGGTCGAGTATGTCGATGCCGCGGTCGACCGGATTTCACAGAAGCTGCTCTCCATGTCCGAGCGGGAGATCGATTCGCGCAAGGTCGGCGAACTGGTGATGCAGGAACTGCGCAAGCTCGACAAGGTGGGTTACATCCGTTTCGCATCGGTCTATCGCGACTTCCAGGACGTCGACGACTTCCGCGACGCGATCAAGGAAGTGCAGCGCGTGCCGGCGCGCAAGCGTCGGCAGGCCTGA